A single window of Paroedura picta isolate Pp20150507F chromosome 8, Ppicta_v3.0, whole genome shotgun sequence DNA harbors:
- the EHHADH gene encoding peroxisomal bifunctional enzyme: protein MAQYVRGAAAVAVIRICNPPLNTLSIKTLQALQQEVQHANIDPTVKAVVICGANGKFSAGADIKLFSNPEQRSSPSLGSIIDLIEKSDKPMVAAIESLALGGGLEVALGCHYRIAHVQARVGLPEVTVGLLPGAGGTQRLPRLTGVPAALDIITTGKHIWAPEALKLGIIDEIVEENTVEAAIQLAERVSDQPVGPRRVCSKQIPRLPNMEAIIEEALVKVKKQAGGCLAPEMCFQAVEASLRLSFEEGIRKERELFLFLLSSGQAKALQYAFFAQRAMEKWTLPSGASWKTAVPQPIKRAAVIGLGTMGQGIVVSLVRAKIPVVALEQDKNHLEMGRRAVMAFLDREALRRQPNGQVLDVHKPGLLHFTLDFNALQDVDLVIEAVFEDMALKKEIFQKLSTICKPEAFLCTNTSSLDIDGIAAVTNRPHQVIGAHFFSPAHRMKLLEVIYGHHTSPTTIATVMSLGKAIGKIGVLVGNCFGFVGNRLLLPYNEQTYFLVEEGSTPEEVDKALIGFGFKMGPFQVSDLAGLDVGWRIRKEKGLARASLPLGTLPRQENGRRYSPLPDFLCDQGRYGQKTGKGWYQYDKPGGRVPKSDPWIHSFLSDYRNIHNITVRTVTQDEILERCLYSLANEGFRILSDGIASCPEAIDTIYINGYGWPRHRGGPMFYASEVGLPTVLAKLQKYAEANPDIPSLQPSPLLQKLVALGSPPVSEWSSLVGSQNSKL, encoded by the exons ATGGCGCAGTACGTGAGGGGGGCAGCTGCGGTGGCCGTAATCCGAATTTGTAATCCTCCACTCAACACGCTCAG TATTAAAACACTACAGGCCTTACAGCAAGAAGTGCAGCATGCAAATATTGATCCTACTGTGAAAGCTGTTGTGATTTGTGGCGCAAATGGCAAATTCAGTGCAG GTGCTGATATCAAACTGTTTTCCAACCCTGAGCAGAGAAGTTCACCCAGTCTGGGATCAATCATTGATTTAATAGAGAAGAGTGACAAACCAATGGTGGCTGCGATTGAAAGTTTGGCATTGGGAGGAGGCTTGGAAGTGGCACTGGGCTGTCATTACAGGATTGCACATGTGCAG GCACGGGTAGGTTTGCCTGAGGTGACCGTGGGCTTACTTCCTGGTGCTGGTGGAACTCAACGGCTCCCCAGATTGACTGGAGTGCCAGCTGCACTTGATATAATCACAACAG GAAAGCACATATGGGCTCCTGAGGCACTGAAACTAGGAATCATCGATGAAATCGTAGAAGAAAATACGGTGGAAGCAGCAATACAGTTAGCAGAAAGAGTCTCTG ATCAGCCTGTGGGTCCTCGTAGGGTCTGCTCAAAGCAAATTCCCAGGCTACCCAATATGGAAGCTATCATTGAAGAGGCACTGGTGAAAGTGAAGAAGCAGGCTGGCGGGTGTCTTGCACCAGAAATGTGCTTCCAAGCTGTAGAAGCCTCCTTGCGTTTGTCCTTTGAGGAGGGAATTCGCAAAGAGAGAGAACTGTTTCTCTTCCTGTTGTCTTCGGGCCAAGCAAAGGCACTGCAGTATGCCTTCTTTGCACAAAGAGCCATGGAGAAGTGGACATTGCCCAGTGGAGCATCCTGGAAAACCGCTGTTCCTCAGCCAATAAAGAGGGCAGCTGTGATAG GATTGGGAACAATGGGCCAAGGCATCGTGGTCTCTCTGGTGAGGGCAAAGATTCCAGTTGTGGCTTTGGAGCAGGATAAGAATCACTTAGAgatgggaagaagagctgtaatGGCTTTCTTAGATCGTGAAGCTTTAAGAAGACAACCAAACGGCCAGGTGCTGGATGTCCATAAACCTGGCCTGCTTCACTTCACACTGGATTTTAATGCCCTGCAAGATGTAGACCTGGTTATTGAGGCTGTTTTTGAAGACATGGCGCTGAAGAAAGAGATCTTCCAGAAGTTATCTACAATCTGCAAACCTGAAGCCTTTCTGTGTACTAATACTTCTTCTCTAGATATTGATGGGATTGCTGCTGTCACTAACCGTCCACACCAGGTCATTGGGGCTCATTTTTTCTCACCAGCTCATAGAATGAAATTGCTGGAGGTAATCTATGGTCACCATACATCCCCTACTACCATTGCCACTGTTATGAGCCTAGGCAAAGCTATAGGGAAAATTGGGGTTTTAGTAGGGAATTGTTTCGGCTTCGTTGGGAACCGTTTGTTGCTTCCTTATAATGAGCAAACCTATTTCCTCGTAGAAGAGGGCAGTACTCCTGAGGAAGTAGACAAAGCTCTAATAGGATTTGGTTTCAAAATGGGACCCTTTCAGGTATCAGATCTCGCTGGGCTGGATGTTGGTTGGAGAATAAGGAAAGAGAAAGGTCTAGCTAGAGCCAGTCTGCCTCTTGGCACACTTCCTCGCCAGGAAAATGGCAGACGATACAGCCCACTTCCTGACTTCTTATGCGATCAAGGGAGATATGGACAGAAAACAGGCAAGGGATGGTATCAATAtgataaacctggtggaagagtcccCAAGTCAGATCCATGGATTCATAGTTTTCTTTCTGACTATAGGAATATCCATAATATTACAGTGCGCACTGTAACACAGGATGAGATCCTGGAGCGCTGTCTGTATTCCCTTGCCAATGAGGGTTTCCGGATATTGTCTGATGGAATAGCTTCATGCCCAGAAGCCATTGATACCATCTATATCAATGGCTATGGCTGGCCCAGACATAGGGGTGGCCCTATGTTTTATGCCTCTGAGGTTGGTTTACCTACAGTTCTAGCAAAACTGCAGAAATATGCAGAGGCTAATCCTGATATACCCTCCCTACAGCCCAGTCCTCTTCTGCAGAAGCTTGTAGCCTTGGGTAGTCCTCCTGTGAGCGAGTGGTCATCACTCGTGGGATCTCAGAACAGTAAACTATAA